One segment of Eschrichtius robustus isolate mEscRob2 chromosome 3, mEscRob2.pri, whole genome shotgun sequence DNA contains the following:
- the COX20 gene encoding LOW QUALITY PROTEIN: cytochrome c oxidase assembly protein COX20, mitochondrial (The sequence of the model RefSeq protein was modified relative to this genomic sequence to represent the inferred CDS: inserted 2 bases in 1 codon) encodes MAATPNATASTGAAAAETGKRSLKWRTARTQARAGLAXGRGGASAHGGPRRRRGAGEALTVPMAAAPEAGEPGKGKPFKLLGILDVENIPCARDSTLYGSLGSVVAGLGHFLLTSRIRRSCDVGIGGFILVTLGCWFHCRYNYAKLRIQERLAREGIKNKILYESTHLDPERKQNNSGSGSSN; translated from the exons ATGGCGGCCACACCAAATGCAACCGCCTCGACCGGTGCTGCCGCCGCGGAGACTGGGAAACGTTCCCTAAAATGGCGGACAGCGCGAACGCAGGCGCGGGCCGGGCTGgc agggcggggcggggcgtcCGCTCACGGCGGCCCGCGGCGGCGACGGGGCGCGGGGGAGGCGCTGACTGTTCCCATGGCGGCTGCGCCGGAGGCCGGGGAGCCCGGGAAGGGGAAG CCCTTTAAGCTCCTAGGAATTTTAGATGTTGAAAACATCCCCTGTGCACGGGATTCGACATTGTATGGCTCATTAGGATCTGTTGTGGCTGGCCTTGGACACTTTTTGTTAACTA GTAGAATTCGAAGATCATGTGACGTTGGAATAGGAGGATTTATCTTGGTGACTTTAGGATGCTG GTTCCATTGTAGGTATAATTATGCAAAGCTAAGAATCCAGGAAAGACTTGCCAGAGAAGGAATTAAAAACAAGATTTTATATGAAAGTACCCACCTTGATccggaaagaaaacaaaacaacagcggcagcggcagcagcaatTGA